The Pyrus communis chromosome 2, drPyrComm1.1, whole genome shotgun sequence genome includes a window with the following:
- the LOC137725279 gene encoding basic leucine zipper 23-like — protein MDDQEVFPGANMGGELASSCSMDSFFDDLLKDTHACTHAHTCNPPGPDYSHTHTCFHVHTKILSSASEDKAGTDDTAESGEKKSKKQPLGNKVAVRKYREKEKARVKLLEDEVLNLRAENRRLVMRLQGQPALEAEIARLKCLLVDIRGRIEGEIGSFPYQKSVNPSLPNPNMPGAIFMNPCNVQCDDQLYCLHPGMDGKCGDGAVMNGQDFNGCGFESLQCFANQDGGAKELPDCGVGNGVSNVNSSGTSKRKRGTRAAAAN, from the exons ATGGACGACCAGGAGGTGTTTCCGGGTGCAAACATGGGCGGTGAACTTGCGAGCAGTTGCTCAATGGACAGCTTCTTCGATGACCTGCTTAAGGACACTCATGCTTGCACTCACGCCCACACTTGCAACCCACCGGGCCCTGATTACTCCCACACACACACTTGCTTTCATGTGCACACTAAAATTCTGTCTTCAGCGAGTGAAGACAAGGCCGGAACTGATGATACTGCTGAATCTGGggaaaagaaatcaaagaagcagCCTTTGGGTAATAAGGTAGCAGTTCGTAAGTACCGCGAGAAGGAGAAGGCGCGGGTTAAGTTGTTGGAGGATGAAGTTTTGAATTTGAGAGCTGAAAATCGGCGGTTGGTGATGAGGTTGCAGGGTCAGCCTGCATTGGAGGCTGAGATTGCTAGGCTCAAGTGTTTGCTTGTTGACATTCGAGGAAGGATTGAAGGAGAAATTGGATCTTTTCCATATCAGAAATCAGTGAATCCGAGCCTGCCCAACCCAAATATGCCCGGTGCCATTTTTATGAATCCGTGTAATGTCCAATGTGATGATCAGCTTTACTGCCTTCATCCAGGGATGGATGGGAAATGTGGAGATGGTGCAGTGATGAATGGGCAGGATTTTAACGGCTGTGGTTTTGAGAGTCTTCAGTGTTTTGCTAATCAGGATGGAGGAGCCAAGGAGCTTCCTGATTGTGGAGTTGGAAATGGGGTGTCGAATGTCAATTCTTCCGGCACAAGTAAGAGGAAAA GAGGGACTCGAGCCGCAGCAGCAAACTGA